Proteins found in one Macadamia integrifolia cultivar HAES 741 unplaced genomic scaffold, SCU_Mint_v3 scaffold2017, whole genome shotgun sequence genomic segment:
- the LOC122065434 gene encoding disease resistance protein RUN1-like: MEMEFDQLLSNTGIAQLMPDAGESILLWESNLASILVEMEFDQTFIENVRENAEEHGIHYLQNQLIKDILKQENQNIFDVDTGIKVIQQRFSNKKVLIVLDDVDQDIQAKSLVRDREWFGIGSKIIITSRNKDILNAQKTDGIYEPNVMDFDDSLELFSHYAFGRDRPLKSSCKNEDGKLKMHDMLRDLGRDIVCQESPDEPGKRSRIWSQEEVLEVLDTQMGTSNVKGLGIDFSHISRSQYLMSEEFATMTRLRLLQVDYAHFRGNSTNSFSELRWLSWKGHPNPYTLIKFCPQKLLVLDLSHSKITKNWMGWNYIKMAENLKVINLTSCHQLSSTPDISANRLLEVLILEDSENLEEIDASICCFTNLVILDMSGCIKLESLPNLPSSLTILDISHCSSIRDISGLPSHLTSLDVSHCASIQDISDLPSCLTRLNLSYCSLIPYISSFPSSLTSLDVSHCYSIRRISGLPSSLTSLHAIQCRSLIKLSSTSRGLRNLNTLCLDFCYSLEEIEGVDEKLDNLEDFNIRLCEKLRKLPTGLKNLRTLKLNENDSRSDIVGEGMDSLEVLEISYCKSLRRIPFLHDSKWLRITQIRVCPNLSEIERLEDYESLQKLSIVSATSLKKLSDISTLKNLSYLRISECYSMEGLPDLSNLKELRQLEIEDWRERTIFIWKSGNKYLRELTEIPGLDRLDSLQKLKIGGCKAIKRLPDLSNLQKLFSLKIEGCKNLIEICGVDRLEFLEKLDISGCVSLERLPDLSKLQKLYSLKIEGCKNQSEIHGIDRLEILKNLDIRGCESLARLPNLHILKNLICLRIEGCKILTEIHGNDKMEFLEHLYISECESLDRLLDLSNLKKLKYLRIKNCENLAEIHGIDRLELLENLNISGCGSLKRLPVLSKFKNLKELRTRLHGAN; this comes from the exons ACATTTATTGAAAATGTTCGAGAGAATGCTGAAGAACATGGGATTCACTATCTGCAAAACCAACTTATCAAAGATATCCTGaaacaagaaaatcaaaatatttttgatgTAGATACTGGAATTAAAGTGATCCAACAAAGATTCTCCAATAAAAAGGTTCTTattgttcttgatgatgtggatcaAGATATCCAAGCAAAGTCTTTGGTCAGGGACCGTGAATGGTTTGGTATTGGAAGTAAGATCATTATCACAAGTAGAAATAAGGATATTTTAAATGCTCAGAAAACAGATGGTATTTATGAGCCCAATGTGATGGATTTTGATGATTCTCTTGAACTTTTTAGTCATTATGCATTTGGAAGGGACCGACCTCTCAAAAGCTCTTGTAAAAA TGAAGATGGTAAGTTAAAGATGCATGATATGCTTCGCGATCTTGGAAGGGATATTGTTTGTCAAGAGAGCCCAGATGAGCCAGGGAAGCGTTCTCGAATATGGTCTCAAGAGGAAGTCTTGGAAGTACTGGATACGCAGATG GGAACAAGTAATGTCAAAGGACTAGGTATCGATTTTAGTCATATATCAAGGAGCCAATATTTGATGAGTGAAGAATTTGCTACAATGACAAGACTAAGGTTACTCCAAGTCGATTATGCACATTTTCGTGGGAATTCCACGAATTCATTTTCAGAACTGAGATGGCTTAGTTGGAAAGGACACCCTAACCCATATACGCTAATCAAGTTTTGTCCACAGAAACTGCTTGTTCTTGATCTATCACATAGTAAGATCACAAAAAACTGGATGGGTTGGAACTACATCAAG ATGGCGGAAAATCTGAAAGTTATAAATCTCACATCGTGTCATCAACTATCTAGTACTCCTGACATTTCAGCAAATCGACTCTTGGAGGTATTGATTCTTGAAGACTCTGAAAATTTGGAAGAGATTGATGCATCCATTTGTTGTTTCACAAATTTGGTTATATTAGACATGAGTGGCTGCATTAAACTTGAATCGCTTCCAAATCTTCCTTCTAGTTTGACCATCCTTGATATCAGTCATTGCTCTTCAATTCGAGACATCTCAGGACTTCCCTCACATTTAACCAGCCTTGATGTTAGTCATTGTGCTTCAATTCAAGACATCTCAGATCTTCCCTCATGTTTAACCCGCCTTAATCTTAGCTACTGCAGTTTAATTCCATACATCTCAAGTTTCCCCTCAAGTTTAACCAGCCTTGATGTTAGTCATTGCTACTCTATTCGACGAATCTCAGGTCTTCCCTCAAGTTTGACAAGCCTACATGCTATCCAATGCCGGTCACTGATCAAACTTTCAAGTACATCAAGAGGCTTGAGAAATTTAAATACATTATGTCTTGATTTTTGCTACAGCCTAGAAGAAATTGAAGGTGTTGATGAGAAATTGGACAACCTGGAGGACTTCAACATTAGGTTGTgtgaaaaattaagaaaattaccAACAGGCTTGAAAAATCTAAGGACTTTAAAGCTCAATGAGAATGATTCCAGATCCGATATTGTAGGCGAGGGGATGGACTCTTTGGAAGTATTGGAGATATCATATTGCAAATCATTAAGAAGAATACCATTTCTGCATGATTCGAAATGGTTAAGGATAACACAAATCAGAGTCTGTCCGAATTTATCTGAGATTGAACGTCTTGAGGACTATGAATCCTTACAAAAATTATCAATTGTTTCGGCcacatcattaaaaaaattatcgGATATCTCAACCTTGAAGAACCTAAGCTATTTAAGAATCAGTGAATGCTACTCTATGGAAGGATTACCTGATCTTTCAAACTTAAAAGAGTTGCGGCAATTAGAGATTGAGGATTGGCGGGAGAGAACTATATTTATATGGAAATCAGGAAATAAGTATTTGCGAGAGTTAACTGAAATTCCTGGCCTTGACAGATTAGATTCCTtgcaaaaattgaaaatagGAGGATGCAAAGCCATTAAAAGATTACCTGATCTGTCAAACTTACAAAAGCTGTTCAGTCTAAAGATTGAAGGCTGCAAGAATCTAATTGAGATTTGTGGTGTCGACCGATTGGAATTCTTAGAGAAATTGGATATTAGTGGCTGTGTGTCTTTGGAAAGACTACCAGATCTGTCAAAGTTACAAAAGTTGTATAGTCTAAAGATTGAAGGCTGCAAGAATCAGTCCGAGATTCATGGTATTGACAGATTggaaattttaaagaatttggATATTAGAGGTTGTGAATCCTTGGCAAGGTTACCGAATCTGCATATCTTAAAAAACTTGATTTGTCTTCGGATTGAAGGCTGCAAGATTCTAACTGAGATTCATGGTAATGACAAAATGGAATTCTTAGAGCATTTGTATATAAGTGAGTGTGAGTCCTTGGACAGATTACTAGATCtgtcaaacttaaaaaaattgaagtatCTACGGATCAAAAACTGTGAGAATCTAGCTGAGATTCATGGGATTGATAGATTGGAATTGTTAGAGAATTTGAATATCAGTGGCTGTGGTTCCTTGAAAAGATTACCTGTTCtgtcaaaatttaaaaatttaaaggaGCTAAGAACTCGACTGCATGGAGCTAACTGA